In one Lolium rigidum isolate FL_2022 unplaced genomic scaffold, APGP_CSIRO_Lrig_0.1 contig_34818_1, whole genome shotgun sequence genomic region, the following are encoded:
- the LOC124681168 gene encoding NADH-ubiquinone oxidoreductase chain 5 — protein FDSVFDSLTVVMLIVVTFISSLVHLYSISYMSEDPHSPRFMCYLSIFTFFMLMLVTGDNFLQLFLGWEGVGLASYLLIHFWFTRLQADKAAIKAMLVNRVGDFGLALGIFGCFTLFQTVDFSTIFACASAPRNEWIFCNMRLNAITLICILLFIGAVGKSAQIGLHTWLPDAMEGPTPVSALIHAATMVTAGVFMIARCSPLFEYSPTALIVITFAGAMTSFLAATTGILQNDLKRVIAYSTCSQLGYMIFACGISNYSVSVFHLMNHAFFKALLFLSAGSVIHAMSDEQDMRRMGGLASSFPLTYAMMLMGSLSLIGFPFLTGFYSKDVILELAYTKYTISGNFAFWLGSVSVLFTSYYSFRLLFLTFLVPTNSFGRDRLRCHDAPIPMAIPLILLALGSLFVGYLAKV, from the coding sequence TTTGACTCTGTGTTCGATAGCCTGACCGTAGTTATGTTAATTGTGGTTACATTCATAAGTAGCTTGGTCCATCTTTATTCCATTTCATATATGTCTGAGGATCCGCATAGCCCTCGATTTATGTGTTATTTATCCATTTTTACTTTTTTTATGCTAATGTTGGTGACTGGAGataactttcttcaattattcctGGGATGGGAGGGAGTAGGTCTTGCTTCATATTTGTTAATTCATTTCTGGTTTACACGACTTCAGGCGGATAAAGCAGCTATAAAAGCTATGCTTGTCAATCGAGTAGGTGATTTTGGATTAGCTCTTGGGATTTTTGGTTGTTTTACTCTCTTTCAAACAGTAGACTTTTCAACCATTTTTGCTTGTGCTAGTGCTCCCAGAAATGAATGGATTTTTTGCAATATGAGATTGAATGCCATAACTCTGATTTGTATTTTACTTTTTATTGGTGCTGTTGGGAAATCTGCACAGATAGGATTGCATACTTGGTTACCCGATGCAATGGAGGGTCCCACTCCAGTATCTGCTTTGATTCATGCAGCTACTATGGTCACTGCTGGCGTTTTCATGATAGCAAGGTGCTCCCCTTTATTTGAATACTCACCTACGGCTTTGATTGTTATTACTTTTGCAGGAGCTATGACGTCATTCCTTGCGGCAACCACTGGAATATTACAGAACGATCTAAAGAGGGTCATAGCTTATTCAACTTGCAGTCAATTAGGCTATATGATCTTTGCTTGCGGCATCTCTAACTATTCGGTTAGCGTCTTTCACTTAATGAATCACGCGTTTTTCAAAGCATTACTCTTCCTGAGTGCGGGTTCGGTGATTCATGCCATGTCGGATGAGCAAGATATGCGGAGGATGGGGGGGCTTGCCTCCTCCTTTCCTTTGACCTATGCCATGATGCTCATGGGCAGCTTATCTCTTATTGGATTTCCTTTTCTAACTGGATTTTATTCTAAAGATGTGATCTTAGAGCTCGCTTACACAAAGTATACCATCAGTGGGAACTTTGCTTTCTGGTTGGGAAgtgtctctgtccttttcacttcTTATTACTCCTTTCGTTTACTATTTCTAACATTTCTAGTACCAACTAATTCATTCGGGCGAGACAGATTACGATGTCATGATGCGCCCATTCCTATGGCCATTCCTTTAATACTTTTGGCTCTCGGGAGTCTCTTTGTAGGATACTTGGCCAAAGTGTGA